From a region of the Paenibacillus segetis genome:
- a CDS encoding carbohydrate ABC transporter permease, which yields MDKVMSNKKIIALYVMPALLLILAIVYIPIVLTGYYGLNKWNGIGALTFIGLDNYQALIKDQTFWNSAWHSLQLAVFSTLSLVIYLAIAMVLAARIKGANLFRKIYLIPMLLSSVAIAQLWLRIYHPTNGIVNSLLESIGIANPPAWLAEPSLVLFALFIPILWQYAGFYILIYYAALKNIPTSLEEAAKIDGASALQIAWKIKLPLAMEVIKVTIVLAVVGSLKYFDLIFVMTDGGPNGSSEVMASYMYHQAFRAYDFGYGSAIGFFLLVICLVITWVIRKLTATKDSIQYS from the coding sequence TTGGATAAAGTGATGTCTAACAAAAAGATAATCGCATTGTATGTAATGCCGGCCTTGCTTCTGATTCTGGCCATCGTGTATATACCGATTGTTCTAACTGGTTATTACGGGCTAAATAAATGGAATGGTATAGGCGCTCTGACTTTTATCGGATTGGATAACTATCAAGCCTTAATTAAAGACCAGACGTTCTGGAATAGTGCTTGGCACTCACTGCAATTAGCCGTATTTTCTACCCTTAGTCTCGTTATTTATTTGGCAATTGCTATGGTGTTAGCTGCTCGAATCAAAGGAGCGAACTTATTTAGAAAAATATATCTGATTCCGATGCTGTTATCGTCAGTTGCGATTGCCCAACTTTGGCTAAGAATTTATCATCCGACGAACGGTATTGTGAACAGTTTGTTGGAGTCCATTGGTATTGCTAATCCCCCTGCATGGCTTGCAGAACCATCACTAGTATTGTTTGCATTGTTCATTCCAATTCTGTGGCAATATGCTGGTTTCTATATTCTGATCTATTACGCAGCGCTTAAGAATATCCCGACTTCTTTGGAGGAGGCGGCGAAGATTGACGGTGCTTCCGCACTACAAATCGCCTGGAAAATTAAGCTTCCGCTTGCGATGGAAGTCATTAAGGTTACGATAGTTCTGGCCGTTGTAGGTTCTTTGAAATATTTTGACTTAATTTTTGTTATGACAGATGGAGGGCCAAATGGCTCTAGTGAAGTGATGGCATCTTATATGTATCATCAGGCTTTCAGGGCTTATGATTTCGGATACGGAAGCGCAATTGGATTCTTCCTGCTTGTCATCTGTCTCGTCATTACTTGGGTCATTCGCAAATTAACTGCTACAAAAGATTCGATCCAATACTCATAA